A window of the Phragmites australis chromosome 20, lpPhrAust1.1, whole genome shotgun sequence genome harbors these coding sequences:
- the LOC133902390 gene encoding protein WHAT'S THIS FACTOR 1 homolog, chloroplastic-like, whose product MQAAQEDQQRRVRRTFRFAVPHRRSMPLDAEDADRLDLATTFPLVSPYTNGALLKPWTTEAEKYRVGVVHEFLSLTLEKRGLIHHIFEFKELGLTRHMYESLRKQNRAFYLAGTEMNWALFLRDAYDDNGVLKEKGPLVLFNEKLQRYSCMTKLDPGESMADVAGLDE is encoded by the coding sequence ATGCAAGCGGCGCAAGAAGATCAACAGCGCCGCGTCCGGCGTACGTTCCGCTTCGCCGTCCCGCACCGCCGGTCGATGCCGCTCGACGCCGAGGACGCCGACCGCCTCGACTTGGCCACCACGTTCCCGCTGGTCTCGCCGTACACCAACGGCGCGCTGCTCAAGCCATGGACGACTGAGGCCGAGAAGTACCGCGTCGGAGTGGTCCACGAGTTCCTGAGCCTGACGCTGGAGAAGCGCGGGCTGATCCACCACATATTCGAGTTCAAGGAGCTCGGGCTCACTCGGCACATGTACGAGTCGCTGCGGAAGCAGAACCGCGCGTTCTACCTCGCCGGCACGGAGATGAACTGGGCCCTGTTCCTCAGGGACGCTTACGACGACAATGGCGTGCTCAAGGAGAAGGGTCCCCTCGTGCTATTCAACGAGAAGCTGCAGCGCTACTCGTGCATGACCAAGCTGGATCCCGGAGAGAGCATGGCTGATGTTGCAGGCTTGGATGAATAG